The proteins below come from a single Procambarus clarkii isolate CNS0578487 chromosome 54, FALCON_Pclarkii_2.0, whole genome shotgun sequence genomic window:
- the LOC138352763 gene encoding uncharacterized protein, giving the protein MGKIDSEIGKIDSEIGKIDSEIGKIGSELGKNGSELGKIGSEIGMIDSEIGKIDSEIGKIGSEIGKIGSEIGKIGSEIGKIGSELGKIGSEIGKIGSEIGMIDSEIGNIDREIGKIDSEIGKIDSEIGKIDSEIGKIDREIGKIDSEIGKIDSEIGKIDSEIGKIDSEIGKIDSEIGKIDSEIGKIDSEIGKIGSETNIILPENGTIISLRTSAFASFLLFQTHINP; this is encoded by the coding sequence ATGGGTAAGATTGACAGTGAAATTGGTAAGATTGACAGTGAAATTGGTAAGATTGACAGTGAAATTGGTAAGATTGGCAGCGAACTTGGTAAGAATGGCAGCGAACTTGGTAAGATTGGCAGTGAAATTGGTATGATTGACAGCGAAATTGGCAAGATTGACAGCGAAATTGGCAAGATTGGCAGTGAAATTGGTAAGATTGGCAGTGAAATTGGTAAGATTGGCAGTGAAATTGGTAAGATTGGCAGCGAACTTGGTAAGATTGGCAGCGAAATTGGCAAGATTGGCAGTGAAATTGGTATGATTGACAGCGAAATTGGCAATATTGACAGAGAAATTGGCAAGATTGACAGTGAAATTGGCAAGATTGACAGCGAAATTGGCAAGATTGACAGCGAAATTGGCAAGATTGACAGAGAAATTGGCAAGATTGACAGTGAAATTGGTAAGATTGACAGTGAAATTGGCAAGATTGACAGTGAAATTGGCAAGATTGACAGTGAAATTGGCAAGATTGACAGTGAAATTGGCAAGATTGACAGTGAAATTGGCAAGATTGACAGCGAAATTGGTAAGATTGGCAGTGAAACAAACATAATCCTTCCAGAGAACGGGACAATAATCAGTCTCAGAACAAGTGCCTTCGCCTCCTTTCTCCTTTTTCAAACTCACATAAATCCCTAA